The genomic stretch GAACGGCGCGCTCGCGCCGGCGGGAGTCGATCGTCCGCCAACGACCCTTGCGTCGCCGGGGACCGAGACGATCCTCCTGGTGGAGGACGAGGACGTGGTGCGGCTTCTCGCCCGGGAGATCCTCCGGATGAACGGGTACACGGTGCTCGAGGCGCGGCACGGACGGGAGGCGCTGCTGATGTCGGAGGCGCCCCGCGGGGCGATCCACCTGATGCTGACCGACGTCGTGATGCCGAAGATGAGCGGAAGGGAACTGTCCGAACGGCTGCGGCCGCTCCGGCCCGACACGCGGGTGCTCTACATGTCGGGGTACACCGACGACGCGATCGGGCACCACGGCGTGCTCGACGACGGGATCGCGTTCCTCCAGAAGCCGTTCACCGCCGAGAGCCTGTCCGTCAAGGTGCGCGAGGTCCTCGACGCCTGACTCCCGTCAATGGTGGGAATGGCAATCCCGGCAAAGTCCCGACCAGTCGACCCGATCCCCTTCGATCCTGACGATCCGTACCCGTTTGTAATCCGCCCGGTCCGGCCTGTTCCGGAAATGGCATGTAAGGAGGGTGATGTATCCGTCATTCAGGGGAAGGGTGGCGGGATCCCTCAGTTCCTCGCGATTCCACCGGTTGATGTTCGACGGATGGTTCTTCTCCCCGACGAGCGGCGTGCAGCGGGAGACGTGGCAGATGCAGCAGGTCTAGTCGATGGTTTCCCCCCGCAGGGAGAAGCGCCCCGCGGCGGCATCCTCCGCGGAGGGCACTTTCGTGTGGCACGAGGGGCAGGAGGATGGGTTCGCGTGGGGACTCTCGATTCCGTGGAGTTCCCCGGCGGAAGCCGAACCGGAGAGGACCGGGAGGACGACGAAGACGCCGGACAGGAACCGCTCCATCACCGCTCCCCTTCCTGCCGGATCGCATCCGGCGATCGGGGCGCCTCGTCATGCCGTACATCCGTTCACGTTTATATGCTACTCCGGAACGGACTCCGGTGGAAGGGAAGGAACGAACCGGGGCCAAGGTTCGCACGACGACCACCGGGATGATCGCAGACCTCGCATTTGCCGCGCGGCTCGGCTACTTCGGCGAGAACGACATGGTCCGGCTGACCGGGTATTACCTGAGGATCAGCGACGCCAAGACCGGAGGAAAGTTTGCCGACAGCTTCTCGGCGGAGAGATGGAGATGGATTCCACGACCAAGGGCAAGATGCTCGAAGGGAAACTGGACTGGTACCACCGGCGTTATCCGACGCCGATCCCTTCGCAATCATGAAGGCGATGGGGCATGCCGACATCCAGACGACAATGATCTACATGTCTCTGGAGAGGAGCCACATTCGGGAGCAGGCGGAAAGGCTGAACACCATCTCGATCCCGGAAAGCGCCTATGCGCCCTCCCGCGACAGGAGCTCTGCGAGGCGGGCCGGCTCGAATGGCTTTTTCAGGAAAGCTAGCGGCTTAAGTTCTTCGGCTGCTTTAATTGTATCCTCGTCGTCGTAGCCCGTCATGAAGATCACGGGGATCTTGAGGCGGCCGACGATCTCGCGCGCGGCGCCTATCCCGTCGATCGAACCATGGATGGCAATATCCATAAGGACCACATCGGGCTTCTTCGCCTCCGCGGCCTGGATGGCGGCCTCTCCGCTGGTCACCATACCCACCAGTTCGCATCCCCACATCGGCAACATGGTCGCCAACCCCATCGCATTGATGATCTCGTCTTCGACGATGAGCACTTTCTTGGGCATAGCTTTAACCTCCGACCGCTTGGGTCATCTCGCCGAACGTGAACACGAATTCTGTTTGGGAGCCAAGCCGGATATCTATCGTCCCGCGAAGCTGGAGCGTCGCGAGGTTCTGCACCAACTTCAATCCCAGCGAACGGATTCGGGACAGGTCGAAGTCCCGGGGCAACCCGGGGCCGTCGTCCCGGTATCTCATCTCCATCTGCTCTCCGCGACGCGTTAACGACAGGAAGATCGCCCCCGATTTCGGGCCGGGGAAGGCGTGCTTGAGAGAGTTCGACACGAGCTCGTTGATTATCAATCCCAAAGGAAGTGCGAAGTCGATGGAAACGGAAACGTCATCGAGAGTGATTTCCGTCCTGATGCGTCCCCCGGTCACGTGATGAGCTCCAAGGATGGTCTTCAAAAGGTCTTCAGCGTAATCCTTGATGTTGAGCGAGGCGAAATTTCCGGATCGGTGGAGTTTCTCGTGGACGAGCGCCATCGCCCGGATTCGGTCCT from Deltaproteobacteria bacterium encodes the following:
- a CDS encoding response regulator produces the protein MPKKVLIVEDEIINAMGLATMLPMWGCELVGMVTSGEAAIQAAEAKKPDVVLMDIAIHGSIDGIGAAREIVGRLKIPVIFMTGYDDEDTIKAAEELKPLAFLKKPFEPARLAELLSREGA